A genome region from Blautia coccoides includes the following:
- a CDS encoding L,D-transpeptidase family protein — MKKKTQHKKTQQAENKAKVAVRQGETEQTRPKSEMEAKIDSAMEKIIQDTIGSQEEAAAYQEPDKKAEKKQKKAAKKEIRVEEKKGKRTGIKIALGITGAVVILAAAGYGAGAYYYRDKFFKGTTINHMACGNMTVEQAEDMIREKVEDYSIQVQFRNDQTREIKGQDIRYAYVSDGSVQKLLDDQNPFTWIKGYFKGMDHETEENIQYDKEALNAQLKSFDCMQAESMEAPTDAYIAFQENQFVIVDETAGTTVQEDVMFSALEAAVAGSQESVSAEEAGAYAAPAVTKEDPTLIHQRDVWNSCAAVTITYTFGDKTEVLDGMTVKEWMTYDENGNYVDDPATLEARVTEFVAWLAENYDTVGRDRTITSTATGEPITVSGGNYGFQINQLKEKAQLLEDIANHAVTVREPVYSKTGVVYGENDIGQTYVEIDLTSQHLWFYKDGALLMDTDFVSGTYVMRDRRTPGGVYSLMYKQTNQVLRGRKLEDGTYEYEQPVKYWMPFNGGIGLHDANWRYSFGGSIYKTNGSHGCINLPTASATTIYENIEAGCPVVCFYR; from the coding sequence ATGAAGAAAAAGACACAGCATAAGAAGACGCAGCAGGCAGAGAATAAGGCGAAGGTTGCTGTCCGGCAAGGGGAGACAGAACAGACACGGCCTAAATCAGAGATGGAGGCCAAAATTGACTCTGCCATGGAGAAAATTATCCAGGATACCATAGGGAGCCAGGAAGAAGCGGCTGCATATCAGGAACCGGATAAAAAAGCTGAGAAAAAGCAGAAAAAAGCGGCCAAAAAAGAAATAAGGGTTGAGGAAAAGAAGGGTAAAAGGACCGGAATCAAGATCGCACTGGGCATTACAGGAGCTGTGGTTATACTGGCAGCTGCCGGCTACGGCGCAGGTGCTTACTATTATAGAGATAAATTTTTTAAGGGAACCACTATCAACCATATGGCCTGCGGGAATATGACCGTGGAGCAGGCAGAAGACATGATTCGGGAAAAGGTGGAGGACTATTCCATCCAGGTGCAGTTCAGGAATGACCAGACAAGAGAAATCAAGGGACAGGATATCCGTTATGCCTATGTCAGCGACGGCAGTGTACAGAAGCTTTTGGATGACCAGAATCCATTTACATGGATCAAGGGATATTTCAAGGGAATGGATCATGAGACGGAGGAGAACATACAGTACGACAAGGAAGCGTTAAATGCACAGCTTAAGTCCTTTGACTGCATGCAGGCTGAGAGTATGGAAGCGCCGACGGATGCGTACATTGCATTTCAGGAAAACCAGTTTGTCATTGTAGATGAGACGGCGGGCACAACCGTGCAGGAGGACGTTATGTTCTCTGCTTTGGAGGCAGCAGTGGCGGGCAGCCAGGAATCCGTCTCCGCCGAAGAAGCGGGTGCCTATGCGGCCCCGGCTGTTACAAAAGAAGACCCCACATTGATCCATCAGCGGGATGTGTGGAATTCCTGCGCTGCGGTGACAATTACCTATACCTTCGGAGACAAGACAGAAGTGCTGGACGGTATGACGGTGAAGGAATGGATGACATACGACGAAAATGGAAATTATGTTGATGATCCGGCAACTCTGGAGGCAAGAGTGACAGAGTTTGTAGCCTGGCTTGCCGAGAATTATGACACAGTAGGCAGGGACAGGACTATCACAAGTACAGCCACAGGGGAACCCATCACTGTCTCAGGAGGCAATTACGGTTTCCAGATCAATCAGCTAAAGGAAAAGGCACAGCTTTTGGAGGACATAGCCAACCATGCAGTGACTGTCCGAGAGCCTGTATATTCTAAAACAGGTGTGGTATACGGGGAGAATGATATCGGCCAAACTTATGTGGAAATAGACCTGACAAGCCAGCATCTGTGGTTTTACAAGGATGGGGCGCTGCTTATGGATACTGATTTTGTGTCCGGTACTTACGTGATGAGAGACAGAAGGACACCGGGCGGTGTGTATTCTCTTATGTATAAACAGACAAATCAGGTGCTGAGAGGGCGCAAACTGGAGGACGGCACTTATGAGTATGAACAGCCTGTCAAATACTGGATGCCCTTTAACGGCGGAATCGGCCTGCATGATGCCAACTGGAGATACAGCTTTGGAGGTTCGATCTACAAGACAAATGGTTCTCACGGATGTATCAACCTTCCCACCGCTTCAGCCACAACTATATATGAAAATATAGAGGCAGGCTGTCCTGTTGTATGTTTCTACAGGTAG
- a CDS encoding helix-turn-helix domain-containing protein, whose protein sequence is MISYKPFYETLFRRNFTEYQLIHHHGISANTLHRIKKGEAITTKTIDTLCDILNCEVQDIILHI, encoded by the coding sequence ATGATAAGTTACAAACCATTTTATGAAACGCTGTTCAGAAGAAATTTCACAGAGTATCAATTGATCCATCACCATGGTATCTCAGCAAACACCCTGCACAGGATTAAAAAGGGCGAAGCGATTACCACAAAGACCATTGATACACTGTGCGATATCTTAAATTGTGAGGTTCAGGATATTATCCTTCATATTTGA
- a CDS encoding glycerol-3-phosphate responsive antiterminator: MKQQEILEQFEDCPVVAAIKDEQGLKKCLGSDIEIVFVLYGDICSIGDIVRRLKERGKTVLVHIDLIGGLSSREVAVDFLKSTTEADGVISTKPGIIKQAKELGLFAVMRFFVIDSIAFESIRRQTESVHPDMIEVLPGVMPKIIARICTHSRTPVIAGGLIADKEDIMAALSAGAVCISTTNQEVWFM, translated from the coding sequence ATGAAACAACAGGAAATTTTAGAACAATTTGAGGACTGCCCTGTAGTGGCGGCCATCAAGGACGAACAGGGACTGAAAAAATGCCTGGGATCGGATATCGAGATCGTCTTTGTGCTTTACGGGGACATCTGCAGTATCGGTGATATTGTGAGGCGCCTGAAAGAGAGGGGCAAGACTGTTCTGGTACATATTGACCTCATTGGGGGTCTGAGCAGCCGGGAGGTTGCCGTTGATTTTTTGAAAAGCACCACAGAGGCGGACGGTGTGATCTCCACCAAGCCCGGGATCATCAAACAGGCAAAAGAGCTGGGACTGTTTGCGGTCATGCGCTTTTTTGTCATTGATTCCATAGCTTTTGAAAGCATTAGAAGGCAGACGGAGAGTGTTCACCCGGATATGATCGAAGTGCTTCCGGGGGTCATGCCGAAGATCATTGCCAGAATCTGCACGCACAGCAGAACACCTGTCATAGCAGGAGGGCTGATCGCAGACAAGGAGGATATCATGGCAGCGCTCAGCGCCGGAGCCGTGTGTATATCCACCACCAACCAGGAAGTCTGGTTTATGTAG
- a CDS encoding DUF6783 domain-containing protein has protein sequence MCVTYCGRFDSDEGGAASCGDRIGAKYSRGSFLFRMPLVLFPHFMYNKWGIWKS, from the coding sequence CTGTGCGTCACATATTGCGGAAGATTTGACTCCGATGAGGGAGGCGCAGCAAGCTGCGGTGACCGAATTGGAGCCAAATACAGCAGAGGATCTTTTCTATTCAGAATGCCGCTTGTACTCTTTCCTCACTTTATGTATAATAAATGGGGGATCTGGAAATCCTGA
- a CDS encoding NAD(P)/FAD-dependent oxidoreductase, whose translation MKYDVMIIGAGVVGSAVARELSRYNLKTAVIEREEDVCCGTSKANSAIVHAGFDAEPGSMKARMNVKGSRMMEELSEELDFPYKRNGSLVLCFDEKDIPKLEALKTRGEENGVEGLRIVRGEEIHKLEPNLSHEVKALLYAPTGGIVCPFKLTIALAENANVNGVEFLLDTEVKAVRKLEKGGYEIETDRECYETACVINAAGVYADVFNNMVSERKISITPRKGEYCLLDKKAGNFVSHTVFQLPTKMGKGVLITPTVHGNLLVGPTADDIEDKEGIQTTARGLGKVASLARVSAAEVPLHMVITSFAGLRATEKDEDFVLGEAVDAEGFFNAAGIESPGLSSAPAIGEYLAQMAAEYLHAEKKENFISTREDIPNVAQASPEEIEELIKKDPAYGNVICRCETVTEGEIVNAIKRPLGARSLDGVKRRTRAGMGRCQSGFCAPRTMEILARELHMDPLELTKAGKNSKLLTGVIKEG comes from the coding sequence ATGAAATATGATGTGATGATCATAGGCGCAGGTGTTGTGGGAAGCGCTGTGGCCAGAGAGTTGTCCAGATATAATCTGAAGACAGCCGTTATTGAGCGCGAGGAGGATGTCTGCTGCGGAACCTCCAAAGCAAACAGTGCAATTGTGCATGCCGGTTTTGACGCAGAGCCAGGTTCCATGAAGGCAAGGATGAATGTGAAGGGAAGCCGCATGATGGAAGAGCTGTCAGAGGAGCTGGATTTTCCATATAAGAGGAACGGTTCCCTGGTACTGTGTTTTGATGAGAAAGATATACCGAAGCTGGAAGCACTGAAAACCCGTGGGGAGGAAAACGGTGTGGAGGGACTCAGGATCGTGAGAGGAGAAGAGATCCATAAACTGGAACCGAACCTCTCCCATGAGGTCAAAGCCCTTTTATACGCTCCGACGGGAGGAATCGTATGTCCGTTTAAGCTGACTATCGCCCTGGCGGAGAATGCCAATGTAAACGGTGTGGAATTCCTTCTGGATACAGAGGTAAAGGCAGTCAGAAAGCTTGAAAAAGGCGGATATGAGATCGAGACGGACCGGGAATGTTATGAAACAGCGTGTGTGATCAATGCAGCAGGGGTGTATGCGGATGTTTTCAACAATATGGTAAGCGAGCGGAAAATATCCATCACCCCCAGAAAAGGGGAATACTGCCTGCTGGATAAAAAGGCCGGAAATTTTGTTTCTCATACCGTATTCCAGCTTCCCACCAAGATGGGAAAGGGGGTTCTTATCACTCCAACGGTTCACGGCAATCTTCTTGTAGGCCCCACTGCCGATGACATTGAGGACAAAGAGGGGATTCAGACAACTGCCCGGGGACTTGGAAAGGTGGCCTCTCTGGCACGTGTAAGCGCGGCGGAGGTTCCCCTGCATATGGTCATCACCTCCTTTGCTGGACTTCGGGCCACGGAAAAAGACGAGGATTTTGTTCTGGGTGAAGCAGTAGACGCAGAGGGCTTTTTCAATGCGGCGGGCATTGAATCCCCTGGCCTTTCAAGTGCTCCGGCCATCGGAGAATACCTGGCGCAGATGGCGGCAGAGTATCTGCACGCAGAAAAGAAAGAGAATTTCATCAGCACCAGGGAGGACATTCCCAATGTGGCACAGGCATCCCCGGAGGAAATAGAGGAACTGATCAAAAAAGACCCGGCTTATGGCAATGTGATCTGCCGCTGTGAGACTGTGACAGAGGGGGAGATCGTAAACGCCATCAAGCGGCCTTTGGGCGCCAGATCCTTAGACGGTGTGAAGCGGAGAACAAGGGCGGGAATGGGCAGATGCCAGTCCGGTTTCTGCGCGCCCAGAACGATGGAGATCCTGGCAAGGGAACTGCACATGGATCCCCTGGAGCTGACTAAGGCAGGAAAGAACTCAAAGCTGCTCACAGGCGTGATCAAAGAAGGCTGA
- a CDS encoding DUF1667 domain-containing protein, whose amino-acid sequence METRELICINCPLGCSLTVTLEEGTVKKVEGNTCKKGEAYGKKEVTNPTRIVTSSVRVSGGTLPVVSVKTASDIPKGKIYDCAEALRSVTVKAPVQIGDVVLKNVCGTGVDMVATKNIPAL is encoded by the coding sequence ATGGAAACAAGAGAATTGATTTGCATTAATTGTCCTCTGGGATGCAGCCTTACTGTGACATTAGAAGAGGGTACCGTGAAAAAGGTGGAGGGAAATACCTGTAAAAAAGGGGAAGCCTACGGAAAGAAAGAGGTGACCAACCCCACCAGGATCGTCACTTCCTCTGTACGGGTGAGCGGGGGCACGCTTCCGGTGGTTTCTGTTAAGACCGCCTCCGATATTCCAAAAGGAAAGATTTACGACTGTGCGGAGGCTTTAAGATCCGTGACAGTGAAAGCGCCGGTACAGATTGGTGATGTAGTGCTGAAAAACGTGTGCGGAACCGGTGTGGATATGGTCGCCACAAAGAATATTCCGGCGTTATAA
- a CDS encoding HTH domain-containing protein, whose amino-acid sequence MGYRIALLLKQHYYQHYGNHLPGICEDVSIEYFTYDTFEELKSIFLKIKNDFEGFLVSGIAPMKAIYSLGEQAAGAVVDYFHISVENTYCLLLQQIVLDEHLKLSRIGMDFLQDGHTLKELLLNNQFAQRIREFEEEWIDFSSTVNLDEREAALSVKYRELAKQNKLDMIITYFYSVVENMRDTSIPCIYVYPDENMISDILKSMKKSISIKNMKSHLPAVIHINMENMPVQDEMSYEKTRLEINKMIMELNQKYLNRLVIKNTYRDFELYGDYSIIKEITGDFQKCQILDQLHDLLSFKGSVGYGIGHTFYQARVNAIDASHYSRNGSLQEDGSYLIDENDQLTVLQIGLVPAGMTVSGDYISNIADKVSLSSETIVRIIRVMKQEGTNKLTSQELMHHLNISARAANKFLAALQKDGYAEIVGMKRSGNKGRPINVYQINLRY is encoded by the coding sequence ATGGGATACCGAATCGCGCTGCTGCTGAAACAGCACTACTACCAACATTATGGTAATCATCTTCCCGGGATCTGCGAAGATGTCTCCATCGAATATTTTACTTATGATACTTTTGAGGAGCTTAAAAGTATTTTCCTGAAGATCAAAAACGATTTTGAAGGGTTTCTTGTCAGCGGTATTGCCCCCATGAAAGCCATATATTCCCTTGGTGAACAGGCAGCCGGCGCTGTCGTAGATTATTTCCATATCAGCGTGGAGAACACCTATTGTCTTCTTCTCCAACAGATCGTACTGGATGAACATCTGAAGCTTTCCCGAATCGGAATGGATTTTCTCCAGGACGGGCACACCTTGAAAGAGCTTCTGCTCAACAATCAGTTTGCCCAGCGGATCCGTGAATTTGAAGAGGAGTGGATAGACTTCTCTTCCACCGTGAACCTGGATGAAAGGGAAGCTGCTCTCTCCGTAAAATACAGGGAACTGGCAAAACAGAACAAGCTGGATATGATCATCACCTATTTCTACAGCGTTGTGGAAAATATGCGGGACACTTCTATCCCCTGCATTTATGTCTATCCTGATGAGAATATGATCAGTGATATTCTTAAAAGCATGAAAAAAAGCATATCCATTAAAAATATGAAAAGCCATCTGCCTGCTGTCATACACATTAATATGGAAAATATGCCTGTACAGGATGAGATGTCTTATGAAAAGACGCGCCTAGAGATCAATAAGATGATCATGGAACTGAACCAGAAGTATCTGAACCGCCTTGTCATTAAGAATACGTATCGGGATTTTGAACTGTATGGTGATTACAGCATCATAAAAGAGATAACCGGGGATTTTCAGAAGTGCCAGATCCTGGATCAGCTTCACGATCTGCTCTCATTTAAAGGTTCCGTGGGATATGGTATTGGTCATACTTTTTATCAAGCCAGGGTAAATGCCATTGATGCCAGCCATTATTCCAGAAACGGCAGCTTGCAGGAGGACGGCAGTTACCTGATCGATGAGAACGACCAGCTCACTGTGCTGCAGATTGGCCTGGTACCTGCGGGAATGACAGTATCCGGAGATTATATCAGCAACATTGCGGATAAGGTAAGCCTCTCCTCAGAGACCATTGTGCGGATCATCCGGGTCATGAAACAGGAAGGCACCAACAAGCTCACTTCTCAGGAACTGATGCATCACCTGAACATCTCCGCCAGAGCTGCCAACAAATTTTTAGCTGCACTGCAGAAGGACGGTTATGCAGAGATTGTCGGCATGAAGCGTTCCGGAAATAAAGGACGGCCCATTAACGTTTATCAGATCAATCTGAGATACTAA
- a CDS encoding MurT ligase domain-containing protein, with amino-acid sequence MNIRRLFAVWSAKFIKTACQITGRQGVTLAGKIALSIYPPILKELAGEVRKDIFVVCGTNGKTTTNNLLASVLEADKCRVVCNRTGSNMLNGVVSAFVLNARANGHLDADYACIEIDEASTVRVFPHFKPDYMVLTNLFRDQLDRYGEIDTTMNLLSRAMKMAPDMKLLVNADDSLSTFLAMDNENAYTTYGISEQVYKEQDSKEIREGRFCKRCGEKMEYKFYHYSQLGDYYCPKCGFSRPAPQFDGSHIDMSDGLSFDVDDFHIKANYRGFYNIYNILAVYGAASLAGIPLDSFNRILGDYTPQFGRNELFEINGTRIMLNLAKNPAGFNQNIGAVMTDTAAKDIIILINDNSQDGTDVSWLWDVDFDRLRDANAASITVSGIRCQDMRLRLKYVDIPSTLEPDIEKAIRSRIESGTKNLYLLVNYTGLYTTHNILKKMEGRK; translated from the coding sequence ATGAATATAAGAAGACTTTTTGCTGTATGGAGCGCCAAATTCATAAAGACAGCCTGTCAGATCACGGGCAGACAGGGTGTGACACTGGCCGGAAAAATAGCGCTGTCCATCTATCCGCCAATCTTAAAAGAACTGGCAGGTGAGGTCAGAAAAGACATTTTTGTTGTCTGCGGCACCAATGGCAAAACTACTACCAACAATCTGCTGGCCTCTGTACTGGAGGCAGACAAATGCAGGGTCGTATGCAACCGCACCGGCTCCAACATGCTGAACGGAGTTGTCTCTGCCTTTGTCCTGAACGCCCGGGCCAACGGACATTTAGATGCGGATTATGCATGTATTGAGATTGATGAAGCATCCACTGTCCGCGTATTTCCTCACTTCAAACCTGACTATATGGTGCTCACCAATCTGTTCCGTGATCAGCTTGACAGGTACGGGGAGATAGATACCACCATGAATCTTCTGTCCCGTGCTATGAAAATGGCACCTGATATGAAGCTCTTAGTCAATGCGGATGACTCCTTGTCTACCTTTCTGGCTATGGATAATGAGAATGCATACACCACCTACGGCATCAGTGAACAGGTATATAAAGAACAGGACTCCAAGGAGATCCGCGAGGGCCGTTTCTGCAAACGCTGCGGGGAAAAGATGGAATACAAGTTCTATCACTACAGCCAGCTGGGAGATTATTACTGTCCCAAATGCGGATTCTCCCGCCCGGCTCCTCAGTTTGACGGCAGCCATATCGATATGTCGGACGGCCTGTCCTTTGATGTGGATGACTTCCATATAAAAGCCAATTACCGTGGTTTTTATAATATCTATAATATACTGGCCGTCTACGGCGCCGCATCCCTGGCCGGTATTCCTCTTGACAGCTTCAACAGGATTCTGGGGGACTATACGCCTCAGTTTGGAAGAAACGAACTTTTTGAGATCAACGGAACCAGGATCATGCTCAACCTGGCTAAAAATCCGGCTGGTTTTAATCAGAATATCGGAGCAGTCATGACAGACACCGCCGCCAAAGATATCATAATTCTGATCAATGACAACAGTCAGGACGGCACAGATGTCTCCTGGCTTTGGGATGTGGATTTTGACAGGCTTAGGGATGCCAATGCTGCTTCCATCACTGTCAGCGGCATCCGCTGTCAGGATATGCGCCTCCGCCTGAAATATGTGGATATCCCCTCCACTCTGGAGCCTGATATCGAAAAAGCCATCCGGTCCAGAATCGAGAGCGGAACAAAAAACCTGTATCTGCTGGTAAACTACACGGGTCTTTATACAACCCATAATATTCTGAAGAAAATGGAGGGCAGAAAATAA
- a CDS encoding type 1 glutamine amidotransferase, whose product MKITIGHLYPDLLNLYGDRGNIQCMMKRCQWRGIEAETVEFQLEDRIDFSALDIVLLGGGSDREQMLVCDKLRSIQKDFRDYVEDNGVVIAVCGGYQLLGHYYDTDDGRIEGLSLVDLYTEQGSPRLIDNIVLENHKFDLPIVGFENHGGRTYIGDNEPFGKVLYGNGNNGEDKAEGVLYKNVVGTYLHGPLLPKNPHICDHLIANALERKYGKAELSPLDDSQEIEANQYIYHRFVTKQ is encoded by the coding sequence ATGAAAATCACTATCGGACATTTATATCCTGACCTTCTGAACCTATACGGAGACAGGGGAAATATTCAATGCATGATGAAGCGCTGTCAATGGAGAGGCATTGAAGCCGAGACTGTGGAATTCCAGCTTGAGGACAGGATTGATTTTTCTGCCCTGGACATAGTTCTTCTGGGCGGAGGTTCCGACCGGGAGCAGATGCTGGTCTGTGACAAGCTTCGCAGTATCCAAAAAGACTTCAGGGATTATGTGGAGGACAACGGCGTGGTGATTGCCGTCTGCGGCGGCTATCAGCTCCTGGGACATTATTATGACACCGACGACGGCCGTATTGAGGGACTCTCCCTTGTGGATCTGTATACAGAGCAGGGCAGTCCTCGTCTGATCGACAACATTGTACTGGAAAACCATAAATTTGACCTTCCCATTGTGGGCTTTGAAAATCATGGCGGGCGCACCTATATCGGAGACAATGAGCCTTTCGGAAAAGTCCTCTACGGCAACGGCAATAATGGCGAGGACAAGGCAGAGGGTGTCCTATATAAAAATGTAGTCGGCACCTACCTTCACGGCCCCCTTCTCCCCAAAAATCCCCATATCTGTGATCACTTAATCGCAAACGCTCTGGAGCGCAAATATGGGAAAGCCGAATTGTCACCTCTTGACGACAGCCAGGAGATCGAGGCAAACCAGTATATTTATCATCGCTTTGTAACAAAACAATAG
- a CDS encoding phospho-N-acetylmuramoyl-pentapeptide-transferase: MYYLLNQYLDTKQIVMLGIIITFLITFFALKHPFSFLPSDQGRDFALNGALSKGKTRGVGLTFVVCFIIGTLLFMPLDKEYIVYAILLFCIMLSGYLDDAAETPWNEYKKGLIDFIISAVAVITFLNYNSTTISLGFTELELPKAVYAILGIILFWVSINVTNCTDGVDGLCASLCVIVMLSFGLIFKETLGTYVIANFLFAAVLLAYLYFNSSPSSMLMGDAGSRALGFYIAVIAIKSQHPIIYILLAGVLIIDGGLGLVKLFLKRFLKISILKNTRTPIHDHVRKKCGWSDTQVVARFLIIQVILAVAAYMLVK, from the coding sequence ATGTACTATTTACTGAATCAATACTTAGACACAAAACAGATCGTGATGCTGGGAATCATCATTACTTTTCTCATCACATTTTTTGCGCTGAAGCACCCGTTTTCGTTTCTGCCCAGTGACCAGGGGCGTGATTTTGCCTTAAACGGCGCGCTTTCAAAAGGCAAAACAAGAGGTGTCGGGCTGACCTTTGTAGTCTGCTTCATCATCGGAACTCTGCTCTTTATGCCTCTTGACAAGGAGTATATTGTCTACGCTATACTGCTTTTCTGTATTATGCTGAGCGGGTACCTGGACGACGCTGCCGAGACACCGTGGAACGAATACAAAAAGGGACTGATCGATTTTATCATATCAGCCGTGGCAGTTATCACTTTCCTGAATTATAACAGCACCACCATTTCCCTTGGCTTTACAGAACTGGAACTCCCAAAGGCAGTCTATGCTATACTGGGCATTATCCTTTTCTGGGTCTCTATCAATGTGACCAACTGTACCGATGGTGTGGACGGGCTGTGCGCCAGCCTCTGCGTGATCGTCATGCTGTCCTTTGGCCTGATCTTTAAAGAGACTCTGGGTACTTATGTGATCGCCAATTTCCTTTTCGCCGCAGTCCTGCTGGCATACCTGTATTTTAATTCCTCTCCCAGCAGTATGCTCATGGGAGATGCCGGCTCCAGGGCTTTGGGCTTTTATATTGCAGTGATCGCCATCAAATCCCAGCATCCCATCATTTACATCCTGCTGGCGGGTGTGCTGATCATTGACGGCGGACTGGGTCTTGTGAAATTATTCCTGAAAAGATTTTTAAAAATCTCTATTTTAAAAAATACAAGAACTCCCATCCATGACCATGTGAGAAAAAAATGCGGCTGGTCAGATACACAGGTCGTTGCCCGTTTTTTGATCATACAAGTGATCCTGGCAGTGGCTGCCTACATGCTGGTAAAATAA
- a CDS encoding NAD(P)/FAD-dependent oxidoreductase — MRYDLIIIGGGPAGLAAAVSARKEGVENILILERDRELGGILNQCIHNGFGLHTFKEELTGPEYAWRFIEQVEELQIPYKLHTMVLDIRDGETCRTVMAMNREDGLMMLEARAVILAMGCRERPRGALNIPGYRPAGIYTAGTAQRLVNMEGYMPGREVVILGSGDIGLIMARRMTLEGAKVKVVAELMPFSGGLQRNIVQCLNDFDIPLKLSHTVVDIQGKERVTGITLAQVDENRKPIPGTEEFYSCDTLLLSCGLIPENELSGKIGVELSRITSGPVVNESLETNVPGVFACGNVLHVHDLVDYVSEEAARAGACAAAYIKGEKKGDTRVIPVAAVDGVCYTVPQVIRPACMEDTITLRFRVGSVYRDCYVSVYLGDRRIWHKKKRKLAPGEMEQVVLKKSDLTDDESFDKITVKVEEA; from the coding sequence ATGCGGTATGATTTGATTATAATAGGCGGAGGCCCGGCAGGCCTTGCAGCCGCAGTATCTGCCAGAAAAGAAGGGGTGGAGAACATCCTGATATTAGAGCGTGACAGGGAACTGGGAGGAATCTTAAACCAGTGTATCCACAATGGCTTTGGCCTCCACACCTTTAAGGAGGAGCTGACAGGACCGGAATACGCATGGCGTTTTATTGAACAGGTGGAGGAACTGCAGATCCCTTATAAGCTTCACACCATGGTTCTGGATATCCGGGACGGGGAGACCTGCAGGACGGTCATGGCTATGAACAGGGAGGACGGCCTTATGATGCTGGAAGCCCGTGCCGTGATCCTGGCTATGGGCTGCAGGGAGAGGCCAAGAGGCGCTTTGAATATTCCGGGATACCGCCCGGCAGGCATTTACACTGCGGGAACAGCCCAGCGTCTGGTAAATATGGAGGGATACATGCCGGGCAGGGAAGTGGTGATCCTGGGTTCCGGTGATATTGGCCTGATCATGGCCAGAAGGATGACTCTGGAGGGGGCAAAAGTAAAAGTTGTGGCAGAGCTGATGCCATTTTCCGGCGGCCTTCAGAGAAATATTGTACAGTGCCTCAATGATTTTGACATCCCTTTAAAACTAAGTCACACGGTGGTTGACATTCAGGGAAAGGAAAGAGTGACAGGCATTACATTGGCCCAGGTGGATGAGAACAGAAAGCCGATTCCGGGAACTGAGGAATTTTATTCCTGTGACACCCTGCTTTTGTCCTGCGGACTGATTCCAGAGAACGAGCTGTCAGGAAAAATTGGAGTGGAATTGTCCCGCATCACCTCAGGTCCTGTGGTGAATGAGAGTCTGGAAACAAATGTGCCGGGTGTCTTTGCCTGCGGCAATGTGCTCCATGTGCATGATCTGGTGGATTATGTGTCTGAGGAGGCTGCAAGGGCTGGTGCCTGCGCCGCAGCCTATATAAAGGGAGAGAAAAAGGGGGATACAAGAGTGATTCCCGTCGCTGCTGTGGACGGCGTGTGCTACACTGTGCCCCAGGTTATCCGCCCTGCGTGCATGGAGGATACCATTACACTGCGTTTCCGGGTGGGCAGTGTTTACAGGGACTGCTATGTGAGCGTGTACCTGGGAGACCGGCGGATCTGGCACAAGAAGAAGAGAAAGCTGGCGCCGGGTGAGATGGAACAGGTGGTTCTGAAAAAATCAGATTTGACAGATGATGAAAGTTTCGATAAGATTACTGTGAAAGTGGAGGAGGCATAG